In the genome of Streptomyces globosus, one region contains:
- a CDS encoding FAD-dependent oxidoreductase: MTGKTRTLVVAGHGMAGHRLVEELRTLDTAGSWRVVVLAEEPHAAYDRVALSSYLDGRSAADLSLPAPGLTSDPRVSLRLATAAASIDRAARTVTTTAGDTIGYDALVLATGSKPFVPPVPGRDLPGCFTYRTLADLDAIREAAAPGRPGVVVGGGLLGLEAANALRLLGMEPHVVELAPRLMPVQVDAAGGGVLGRRVAQRGLHAHCGVATASVQAGPDGRAAGVSLADGTVLEASVVVFSAGVRPRDELAAPADLDRGERGGFLVDALCRTQDSRIWAIGECAAVSGRCHGLAAPGYRMAESVARQLLGLGGEAFGEPDMSTRLKLLGVEVASFGDAHAGTAGSLELSRLDETRGTYAKVVLGADCRTLLGGILVGDARAYADLLPYVGRPAPSAAHRLLAPAS; encoded by the coding sequence ATGACAGGGAAGACCCGCACGCTCGTGGTGGCCGGACACGGCATGGCCGGCCACCGCCTGGTGGAGGAGCTCCGCACGCTGGACACGGCGGGCTCCTGGCGGGTGGTGGTCCTCGCCGAGGAGCCGCACGCCGCGTACGACCGGGTGGCGCTCTCCTCGTACCTGGACGGGCGCAGCGCCGCCGACCTCAGCCTGCCCGCCCCCGGCCTCACGTCCGACCCGCGGGTGTCGCTCCGGCTCGCCACGGCCGCCGCCTCGATCGACCGCGCCGCCCGTACCGTGACCACCACCGCGGGCGACACCATCGGCTACGACGCCCTGGTCCTGGCCACCGGCTCGAAGCCGTTCGTCCCCCCGGTGCCGGGCCGCGACCTGCCGGGCTGCTTCACGTACCGCACCCTCGCCGACCTCGACGCGATCCGGGAGGCGGCCGCGCCCGGCCGACCCGGCGTGGTCGTCGGCGGCGGCCTGCTGGGCCTGGAAGCGGCCAACGCACTGCGGCTGCTCGGCATGGAACCGCACGTCGTGGAACTCGCCCCGCGCCTGATGCCGGTGCAGGTGGACGCGGCCGGCGGCGGCGTCCTCGGGCGGCGGGTGGCACAGCGCGGGCTGCACGCCCACTGCGGGGTCGCGACCGCATCGGTCCAGGCGGGCCCGGACGGCCGCGCCGCCGGAGTGTCCCTGGCGGACGGCACCGTACTGGAGGCGTCCGTGGTGGTCTTCTCCGCCGGCGTGCGCCCCCGCGACGAACTGGCCGCCCCGGCGGACCTGGACCGCGGGGAACGCGGCGGCTTCCTGGTCGACGCGCTGTGCCGCACACAGGACAGCCGCATCTGGGCGATCGGGGAGTGCGCGGCCGTTTCGGGCCGCTGCCACGGCCTGGCCGCCCCCGGCTACCGCATGGCCGAATCGGTGGCCCGGCAGCTGCTGGGCCTGGGCGGGGAGGCCTTCGGGGAGCCGGACATGTCGACGCGCCTGAAACTGCTCGGTGTGGAGGTGGCGAGCTTCGGCGACGCCCACGCCGGCACCGCAGGCTCCCTCGAACTGAGCCGCCTGGACGAGACGCGGGGCACGTACGCCAAGGTCGTCCTCGGCGCCGACTGCCGGACCCTCCTCGGCGGCATCCTGGTCGGCGACGCCCGGGCCTACGCCGACCTCCTCCCCTACGTGGGCCGCCCCGCCCCCTCGGCCGCCCACCGCCTCCTGGCCCCCGCGTCCTGA